A stretch of the Salvelinus fontinalis isolate EN_2023a chromosome 22, ASM2944872v1, whole genome shotgun sequence genome encodes the following:
- the LOC129820103 gene encoding RNA cytosine-C(5)-methyltransferase NSUN2-like isoform X2, with amino-acid sequence MGKRSRLRKKEHQNNSKPGGRDNRDNAGWGAGYADIIKENKLFEAYYQELGLVPEGEFDQFMEAMREPLPATIRITGYKSHAKEILHCLKNKYFKEIQEVEIDGQKIEAPQPLSWYPDELAWHTNMSRKILRKSPLLEKFHQFLVSETESGNISRQEAVSMIPPLLMKIEPHHKILDMCAAPGSKTVQLIEMLHSDMDVPFPEGFVIANDVDNKRCYLLVHQAKRLNSPCIMVVNHDASCIPRLQIDTEDGQKGTLFYDRILCDVPCSGDGTMRKNIDVWKKWTTSNSLHLHGLQIRIAVRGVEQLAVGGRMVYSTCSLNPIEDEAVIATLLEKSEGALELADASVDLPGLKWMPGVTKWKLMTKEGQWYKDWSEVPANRHTQIRPTMFPPTDTEKLANMKLERCMRILPHHQNTGGFFVAVLVKKAPMPWNRRFPKLRKEQSSSSVPQPEDSPVGTPLPEMPLEDGERDGGKEAGEDSPKEAGDQTKEPNVCGPPPNKKMKRHGFKEDPFVFLTEDDPVFPPIESFYDLSPDFPKINVLTRTHEGKKRHLYMVSKELRNVMLNNSERMKVINTGVKVWSRNSDGEEFGCAFRLAQEGIYTLFPYIRSRMITVSVEDIKILLTQENPYLSKLEEDAHQQAKKMGMGSIVLKYRPDNSNPDGPQCPIELCGWRGKTSIRAFVPRNERFHYLRMLGVEVFRDKQGQGPREEEKEVKEGEGETENGNKDVSTKQELRGEHRGDEHLRGDEREGGGEVLTST; translated from the exons ATGGGGAAGAGAAGTCGACTGAGAAAGAAGGAGCATCAAAATAATAGCAAGCCTGGTGGAAGGGATAACCGGGACAATGCT GGTTGGGGTGCAGGCTACGCTGACATAATCAAGGAGAACAAGCTGTTTGAGGCATACTACCAGGAGCTGGGCCTGGTGCCTGAGGGGGAGTTTGACCAGTTCATGGAGGCTATGAGAGAACCGCTGCCCGCCACCATCCGCATCACTGGATACAAGAG CCATGCCAAGGAGATCCTCCACTGTCTGAAGAACAAGTACTTCAAGGAGATCCAGGAGGTAGAGATCGACGGGCAGAAGATAGAGGCTCCTCAGCCTCTGAGCTG GTACCCAGATGAGCTAGCGTGGCACACCAACATGAGCAGGAAGATCCTGAGGAAGTCTCCTCTCCTGGAGAAGTTCCATCAGTTCCTGGTCAGCGAGACCGAGTCG GGTAACATCAGCAGACAGGAGGCTGTAAGTATGATCCCTCCTCTGCTGATGAAGATTGAGCCCCACCACAAG ATTCTGGACATGTGTGCTGCTCCTGGATCTAAGACGGTGCAGTTGATTGAGATGCTCCATTCTGATATGGACGTACCCTTCCCAG agggctttgtgatagccaacGACGTGGACAACAAGCGTTGTTACCTGCTGGTGCACCAGGCTAAGAGACTGAACAGCCCCTGTATCATGGTGGTGAACCATGATGCCTCCTGCATCCCCAGACTACAGATAGACACGGAGGACGGACAGAAGGGCACACTGTTCTACGACCGCATCCTCTGCGATGTCCCCTGCAG TGGAGATGGCACCATGAGGAAGAACATTGATGTGTGGAAGAAATGGACCACCAGTAACAGCCTGCATCTCcatgg TCTCCAGATCCGTATAGCAGTGCGTGGTGTGGAGCAGCTAGCTGTAGGAGGGAGGATGGTCTACTCTACCTGTTCACTCAACCCTATAGAGGACGAAGCTGTCATAGCAACGCTACTGGAGAAGAGTGAAG GCGCGTTAGAGTTAGCAGATGCGTCAGTTGATCTCCCAGGGTTAAAATGGATGCCTGGAGTCACCAAATGGAAG TTGATGACTAAGGAGGGTCAGTGGTATAAGGACTGGTCCGAGGTGCCAGCCAACCGCCACACACAGATCAGACCCACCATGTTCCCTCCCACAGACACAGAGAAACTGGCCAATATGAAGTTGGAGAGATG TATGAGGATCCTGCCCCATCACCAGAACACAGGAGGCTTCTTTGTAGCTGTCCTGGTCAAAAAAGCCCCCATGCCCTGGAACAGAAGATTTCCCAag TTGAGGAAGGAGCAGTCATCCAGCTCCGTGCCCCAGCCAGAGGACTCTCCAGTGGGCACTCCTCTTCCTGAGATGCCcttggaggatggagagagagatggagggaaggaggcaggAGAGGACTCGCCCAAAGAGGCAGGCGATCAGACCAAGGAACCCAACGTGTGTGG gCCTCCTCCCAATAAAAAGATGAAGAGACATGGTTTTAAAGAAGACCCCTTTGTCTTCCTCACTGAAGACGACCCGGTCTTCCCCCCGATAGA GTCATTCTATGACCTGTCTCCAGACTTCCCTAAGATAAACGTTCTGACCAGAACCCACGAGGGAAAGAAGAGACATCTGTACATGGTCTCCAAGGAGCTACGCAACGTCATGCTCAACAACAGTGAGCGAATGAAG GTGATCAACACAGGGGTGAAGGTGTGGTCTCGCAACAGCGACGGGGAGGAGTTTGGCTGTGCCTTCAGACTAGCCCAGGAG gGTATCTATACTCTGTTTCCCTACATCCGCTCCAGGATGATCACAGTGAGTGTTGAGGACATTAAGATTCTACTGACTCAGGAGAACCCGTACCTCAGCAAACTGGAGGAAGATGCTCACCAACAGGCCAAGAAGATGG GAATGGGCAGCATTGTGTTAAAATACCGGCCTGACAATAG taACCCTGATGGTCCTCAGTGTCCTATAGAGCTGTGTGGCTGGAGAGGCAAGACCTCCATCAGAGCCTTCGTGCCCCGCAACGAGAGGTTCCACTACCTCCGCATGCTGGGGGTCGAGGTATTCAGAGACAAACAGGGGCAGGGAcccagggaggaagagaaggaggtgaaggagggagagggagagacggagaatgGGAATAAAGATGTCAGCACAAAACAGGAGTTGAGAGGTGAACATCGAGGTGACGAGCAcctgagaggagatgagagggagggaggaggggaggttttGACCAGCACCTga
- the LOC129820103 gene encoding RNA cytosine C(5)-methyltransferase NSUN2-like isoform X3 gives MEAMREPLPATIRITGYKSHAKEILHCLKNKYFKEIQEVEIDGQKIEAPQPLSWYPDELAWHTNMSRKILRKSPLLEKFHQFLVSETESGNISRQEAVSMIPPLLMKIEPHHKILDMCAAPGSKTVQLIEMLHSDMDVPFPEGFVIANDVDNKRCYLLVHQAKRLNSPCIMVVNHDASCIPRLQIDTEDGQKGTLFYDRILCDVPCSGDGTMRKNIDVWKKWTTSNSLHLHGLQIRIAVRGVEQLAVGGRMVYSTCSLNPIEDEAVIATLLEKSEGALELADASVDLPGLKWMPGVTKWKLMTKEGQWYKDWSEVPANRHTQIRPTMFPPTDTEKLANMKLERCMRILPHHQNTGGFFVAVLVKKAPMPWNRRFPKLRKEQSSSSVPQPEDSPVGTPLPEMPLEDGERDGGKEAGEDSPKEAGDQTKEPNVCGPPPNKKMKRHGFKEDPFVFLTEDDPVFPPIESFYDLSPDFPKINVLTRTHEGKKRHLYMVSKELRNVMLNNSERMKCVLQVINTGVKVWSRNSDGEEFGCAFRLAQEGIYTLFPYIRSRMITVSVEDIKILLTQENPYLSKLEEDAHQQAKKMGMGSIVLKYRPDNSNPDGPQCPIELCGWRGKTSIRAFVPRNERFHYLRMLGVEVFRDKQGQGPREEEKEVKEGEGETENGNKDVSTKQELRGEHRGDEHLRGDEREGGGEVLTST, from the exons ATGGAGGCTATGAGAGAACCGCTGCCCGCCACCATCCGCATCACTGGATACAAGAG CCATGCCAAGGAGATCCTCCACTGTCTGAAGAACAAGTACTTCAAGGAGATCCAGGAGGTAGAGATCGACGGGCAGAAGATAGAGGCTCCTCAGCCTCTGAGCTG GTACCCAGATGAGCTAGCGTGGCACACCAACATGAGCAGGAAGATCCTGAGGAAGTCTCCTCTCCTGGAGAAGTTCCATCAGTTCCTGGTCAGCGAGACCGAGTCG GGTAACATCAGCAGACAGGAGGCTGTAAGTATGATCCCTCCTCTGCTGATGAAGATTGAGCCCCACCACAAG ATTCTGGACATGTGTGCTGCTCCTGGATCTAAGACGGTGCAGTTGATTGAGATGCTCCATTCTGATATGGACGTACCCTTCCCAG agggctttgtgatagccaacGACGTGGACAACAAGCGTTGTTACCTGCTGGTGCACCAGGCTAAGAGACTGAACAGCCCCTGTATCATGGTGGTGAACCATGATGCCTCCTGCATCCCCAGACTACAGATAGACACGGAGGACGGACAGAAGGGCACACTGTTCTACGACCGCATCCTCTGCGATGTCCCCTGCAG TGGAGATGGCACCATGAGGAAGAACATTGATGTGTGGAAGAAATGGACCACCAGTAACAGCCTGCATCTCcatgg TCTCCAGATCCGTATAGCAGTGCGTGGTGTGGAGCAGCTAGCTGTAGGAGGGAGGATGGTCTACTCTACCTGTTCACTCAACCCTATAGAGGACGAAGCTGTCATAGCAACGCTACTGGAGAAGAGTGAAG GCGCGTTAGAGTTAGCAGATGCGTCAGTTGATCTCCCAGGGTTAAAATGGATGCCTGGAGTCACCAAATGGAAG TTGATGACTAAGGAGGGTCAGTGGTATAAGGACTGGTCCGAGGTGCCAGCCAACCGCCACACACAGATCAGACCCACCATGTTCCCTCCCACAGACACAGAGAAACTGGCCAATATGAAGTTGGAGAGATG TATGAGGATCCTGCCCCATCACCAGAACACAGGAGGCTTCTTTGTAGCTGTCCTGGTCAAAAAAGCCCCCATGCCCTGGAACAGAAGATTTCCCAag TTGAGGAAGGAGCAGTCATCCAGCTCCGTGCCCCAGCCAGAGGACTCTCCAGTGGGCACTCCTCTTCCTGAGATGCCcttggaggatggagagagagatggagggaaggaggcaggAGAGGACTCGCCCAAAGAGGCAGGCGATCAGACCAAGGAACCCAACGTGTGTGG gCCTCCTCCCAATAAAAAGATGAAGAGACATGGTTTTAAAGAAGACCCCTTTGTCTTCCTCACTGAAGACGACCCGGTCTTCCCCCCGATAGA GTCATTCTATGACCTGTCTCCAGACTTCCCTAAGATAAACGTTCTGACCAGAACCCACGAGGGAAAGAAGAGACATCTGTACATGGTCTCCAAGGAGCTACGCAACGTCATGCTCAACAACAGTGAGCGAATGAAG TGTGTTTTGCAGGTGATCAACACAGGGGTGAAGGTGTGGTCTCGCAACAGCGACGGGGAGGAGTTTGGCTGTGCCTTCAGACTAGCCCAGGAG gGTATCTATACTCTGTTTCCCTACATCCGCTCCAGGATGATCACAGTGAGTGTTGAGGACATTAAGATTCTACTGACTCAGGAGAACCCGTACCTCAGCAAACTGGAGGAAGATGCTCACCAACAGGCCAAGAAGATGG GAATGGGCAGCATTGTGTTAAAATACCGGCCTGACAATAG taACCCTGATGGTCCTCAGTGTCCTATAGAGCTGTGTGGCTGGAGAGGCAAGACCTCCATCAGAGCCTTCGTGCCCCGCAACGAGAGGTTCCACTACCTCCGCATGCTGGGGGTCGAGGTATTCAGAGACAAACAGGGGCAGGGAcccagggaggaagagaaggaggtgaaggagggagagggagagacggagaatgGGAATAAAGATGTCAGCACAAAACAGGAGTTGAGAGGTGAACATCGAGGTGACGAGCAcctgagaggagatgagagggagggaggaggggaggttttGACCAGCACCTga
- the LOC129820103 gene encoding RNA cytosine-C(5)-methyltransferase NSUN2-like isoform X1, with amino-acid sequence MGKRSRLRKKEHQNNSKPGGRDNRDNAGWGAGYADIIKENKLFEAYYQELGLVPEGEFDQFMEAMREPLPATIRITGYKSHAKEILHCLKNKYFKEIQEVEIDGQKIEAPQPLSWYPDELAWHTNMSRKILRKSPLLEKFHQFLVSETESGNISRQEAVSMIPPLLMKIEPHHKILDMCAAPGSKTVQLIEMLHSDMDVPFPEGFVIANDVDNKRCYLLVHQAKRLNSPCIMVVNHDASCIPRLQIDTEDGQKGTLFYDRILCDVPCSGDGTMRKNIDVWKKWTTSNSLHLHGLQIRIAVRGVEQLAVGGRMVYSTCSLNPIEDEAVIATLLEKSEGALELADASVDLPGLKWMPGVTKWKLMTKEGQWYKDWSEVPANRHTQIRPTMFPPTDTEKLANMKLERCMRILPHHQNTGGFFVAVLVKKAPMPWNRRFPKLRKEQSSSSVPQPEDSPVGTPLPEMPLEDGERDGGKEAGEDSPKEAGDQTKEPNVCGPPPNKKMKRHGFKEDPFVFLTEDDPVFPPIESFYDLSPDFPKINVLTRTHEGKKRHLYMVSKELRNVMLNNSERMKCVLQVINTGVKVWSRNSDGEEFGCAFRLAQEGIYTLFPYIRSRMITVSVEDIKILLTQENPYLSKLEEDAHQQAKKMGMGSIVLKYRPDNSNPDGPQCPIELCGWRGKTSIRAFVPRNERFHYLRMLGVEVFRDKQGQGPREEEKEVKEGEGETENGNKDVSTKQELRGEHRGDEHLRGDEREGGGEVLTST; translated from the exons ATGGGGAAGAGAAGTCGACTGAGAAAGAAGGAGCATCAAAATAATAGCAAGCCTGGTGGAAGGGATAACCGGGACAATGCT GGTTGGGGTGCAGGCTACGCTGACATAATCAAGGAGAACAAGCTGTTTGAGGCATACTACCAGGAGCTGGGCCTGGTGCCTGAGGGGGAGTTTGACCAGTTCATGGAGGCTATGAGAGAACCGCTGCCCGCCACCATCCGCATCACTGGATACAAGAG CCATGCCAAGGAGATCCTCCACTGTCTGAAGAACAAGTACTTCAAGGAGATCCAGGAGGTAGAGATCGACGGGCAGAAGATAGAGGCTCCTCAGCCTCTGAGCTG GTACCCAGATGAGCTAGCGTGGCACACCAACATGAGCAGGAAGATCCTGAGGAAGTCTCCTCTCCTGGAGAAGTTCCATCAGTTCCTGGTCAGCGAGACCGAGTCG GGTAACATCAGCAGACAGGAGGCTGTAAGTATGATCCCTCCTCTGCTGATGAAGATTGAGCCCCACCACAAG ATTCTGGACATGTGTGCTGCTCCTGGATCTAAGACGGTGCAGTTGATTGAGATGCTCCATTCTGATATGGACGTACCCTTCCCAG agggctttgtgatagccaacGACGTGGACAACAAGCGTTGTTACCTGCTGGTGCACCAGGCTAAGAGACTGAACAGCCCCTGTATCATGGTGGTGAACCATGATGCCTCCTGCATCCCCAGACTACAGATAGACACGGAGGACGGACAGAAGGGCACACTGTTCTACGACCGCATCCTCTGCGATGTCCCCTGCAG TGGAGATGGCACCATGAGGAAGAACATTGATGTGTGGAAGAAATGGACCACCAGTAACAGCCTGCATCTCcatgg TCTCCAGATCCGTATAGCAGTGCGTGGTGTGGAGCAGCTAGCTGTAGGAGGGAGGATGGTCTACTCTACCTGTTCACTCAACCCTATAGAGGACGAAGCTGTCATAGCAACGCTACTGGAGAAGAGTGAAG GCGCGTTAGAGTTAGCAGATGCGTCAGTTGATCTCCCAGGGTTAAAATGGATGCCTGGAGTCACCAAATGGAAG TTGATGACTAAGGAGGGTCAGTGGTATAAGGACTGGTCCGAGGTGCCAGCCAACCGCCACACACAGATCAGACCCACCATGTTCCCTCCCACAGACACAGAGAAACTGGCCAATATGAAGTTGGAGAGATG TATGAGGATCCTGCCCCATCACCAGAACACAGGAGGCTTCTTTGTAGCTGTCCTGGTCAAAAAAGCCCCCATGCCCTGGAACAGAAGATTTCCCAag TTGAGGAAGGAGCAGTCATCCAGCTCCGTGCCCCAGCCAGAGGACTCTCCAGTGGGCACTCCTCTTCCTGAGATGCCcttggaggatggagagagagatggagggaaggaggcaggAGAGGACTCGCCCAAAGAGGCAGGCGATCAGACCAAGGAACCCAACGTGTGTGG gCCTCCTCCCAATAAAAAGATGAAGAGACATGGTTTTAAAGAAGACCCCTTTGTCTTCCTCACTGAAGACGACCCGGTCTTCCCCCCGATAGA GTCATTCTATGACCTGTCTCCAGACTTCCCTAAGATAAACGTTCTGACCAGAACCCACGAGGGAAAGAAGAGACATCTGTACATGGTCTCCAAGGAGCTACGCAACGTCATGCTCAACAACAGTGAGCGAATGAAG TGTGTTTTGCAGGTGATCAACACAGGGGTGAAGGTGTGGTCTCGCAACAGCGACGGGGAGGAGTTTGGCTGTGCCTTCAGACTAGCCCAGGAG gGTATCTATACTCTGTTTCCCTACATCCGCTCCAGGATGATCACAGTGAGTGTTGAGGACATTAAGATTCTACTGACTCAGGAGAACCCGTACCTCAGCAAACTGGAGGAAGATGCTCACCAACAGGCCAAGAAGATGG GAATGGGCAGCATTGTGTTAAAATACCGGCCTGACAATAG taACCCTGATGGTCCTCAGTGTCCTATAGAGCTGTGTGGCTGGAGAGGCAAGACCTCCATCAGAGCCTTCGTGCCCCGCAACGAGAGGTTCCACTACCTCCGCATGCTGGGGGTCGAGGTATTCAGAGACAAACAGGGGCAGGGAcccagggaggaagagaaggaggtgaaggagggagagggagagacggagaatgGGAATAAAGATGTCAGCACAAAACAGGAGTTGAGAGGTGAACATCGAGGTGACGAGCAcctgagaggagatgagagggagggaggaggggaggttttGACCAGCACCTga